In the genome of Pseudanabaena mucicola str. Chao 1806, the window GCTTCTTAGCACCACTATTGTCCGCAACATTTAGATAAGACTCTTGTTGAATCATGGCTTATGCTTCCGAGCTAGATGAGAGAATCTCTACAACTTCCCACCGCTTTGTACGACTAAGGGGGCGGGTTTCCCGAATTTTGACGCGATCGCCTTCACGGGTTTTATCTTCTTCATCGTGGGCTTTAAACTTAGTCGTTTTGACCACGATTTTTCCATACTTGGGGTGAGAAGTGCGGTTTTCAACTGCTACAACCACCGTCTTTTGCATTTTATCGCTGACGACAACGCCTACTTTTTCTTTTACTGCCATTGCTAGTTCCTATGTCTTTAAATCTTAAGTTTTTCAATTTGCTGTTAGATAGCTCTCTTAAGCTCTGGACAGGCGTTCACGCTCGACAGTCAGCAATTGTGATAAGCGATGCTTTGCGTGTTTGAACTGATGGGGCTGCACAGGCTGTCTAGTTGCCTGTTTAAAGCGCAAATCAAATAGCTCTTTCTTGACACTCAAGATTTGTGCTTTCAATTCATCATCAGATAGTTCTCTGGTTTCTTGGACTTTTGGGAGTGCCATATCTCTACTCCTTCTCACGGATAACAAATCTGGTTTTGATCGGCATCTTGGCAGCAGCCAAACGGATAGCCTCTCTTGCGGTCTCTTCAGCAACACCTGCGACTTCAAACATGATCCGTCCAGGCTTAACTACTGCTACCCAAAACTCTGGAGCACCTTTACCAGAACCCATACGGGTTTCAGCAGGGCGCATAGTTACAGGCTTGTCAGGGAAAATACGAATCCAGATTTTGCCACCGCGACGGATGTAGCGGTTCATAGCACGACGGGCAGCTTCGATTTGGCGAGAAGTAATCCAAGAAGGCTCTAGAGCCTGCATGGCATAATCACCAAAGTTGATTTCAGCTCCTCTGGTAGCGGGACCTGCCATCCGACCGCGTTGCTGCTTACGAAATTTTGTACGTTTAGGACTTAACATGGTTCAAAACTCAAGGGTGACAGAAGTTTATCCTTCAGCGCTAGAACGATCCTCAAATTGGGGACGACGTTGCTGGCGGCGACGGGGTTGAGCGGCTGGAGCAGGGGCTTCTTCGCCTTCGATAATTTCGCCTTTAAAGATCCAGACTTTGATGCCAATGACACCATAAATAGTTCTGGATGTTTTATAGCTGTAGTCAATATCAGCACGGAGGGTATGTAGAGGTACGCGCCCTTCACGAACCCACTCAGTTCTAGCAATTTCAGCGCCGTTGAGACGACCACTGATCTGCACCTTGATACCTTCAATACCAGCACGCTGTGCTCTTTGAATCGCTTGGCGAACGACACGACGGAAGGAAACCCGACGTTCGATTTGTTGAGCGATGTATTCGGCAATCAGAGGTGCTTCTGCGTCGACTCTAGTAACTTCGGTAACATTGATCCGAACTTGACTGGTTCCTGTTTTTTTGAGAGAGCCATCTTGTTCAAGATACTTAACCAGACCGACACGCAATTGCTCGATACCAGCCCCACCACGACCGACAACTACACCAGGACGGGCGGTACGGATTTCGAGATCGACTTGATCAGCCTTACGGTCAATCAAAATATCAGCAATGCCTGCATTACTTAAAGTCTTTTCAATATACTTACGGATCTTATTGTCTTCTTCAGCCAAGACACCGTAACGATTGACATCAGCATACCAGCGTGAGAGGTGGGATTTGGTGATGCCGAGGCGTAACCCTGTTGGGTGAATCTTCTGACCCATACCTATTCTTCCTCCGATGGTTTGACGGTAATCGTAATGTGGCAAGTAGGCTTACGAATTTGGTAAGCACGACCTTGAGCACGGGGACGGAAGCGCTTAAGGCTAGGTCCCATATCAGCAAAGGCTTGATTAACTACTAGGGATGCGGGATCAAGTCCAGCGTTATGTTCAGCATTCGCTACAGCAGAGCGCAATACTTTGGTGATTGGTTCGCAGGAGCGATAGGGCATAAACTCAAGAATCATTAATGCATCACGGTAGCTACGACCACGGATTTGGTCGAGGACTCGGCGCACCTTGTGAGGGGACATCCGAATGTATTTAGCTACGGCAGGGATTTCGTTTTGGGCAAGGATCATTTTATATACCTGTCTACCTATCTCTTAGCCTTTTTGTCACTCTTAGCATGACCACGGAAGGTACGAGTAGGAGCAAACTCACCGAGTTTATGTCCTACCATTTGTTCTGTGACATATACAGGAACGTGCTGTTTTCCGTTATGGCAGGCAATGGTATGCCCGATCATTTGAGGAAGGATTGTGGAAGCTCGAGACCATGTTTTCACAACTTGCTTTTCACCTTTGGCATTGAGCTTTTCGATTTTGGTCAGCAAGTGATCAGCAACAAAAGGACCTTTTTTAAGCGATCGCGTCATAATTTGTACTCTCTAAATAAGTCTTCGCGCTAAGCAACCGCTTCGTAGTTGCTTAGCAAAAAATCAAGCGTTACGTCCGCCCTTACCGCGCTTCGAGGACTTGCGACGGCGACGAACAATCAAGGCATCACTAAGTTTGCCTTTCTTGCGAGTCTTATAACCCAAAGTTGGTTTACCCCAAGGTGTGACAGGACCACTACGACCAATTGGGGCACAACCTTCACCACCTCCATGGGGGTGATCAACTGGGTTCATGACCATACCACGAACTTTGGGACGACGGTTTAACCAACGGCTGCGTCCAGCTTTACCAAGACTAGTATTACTGTGATCAAGGTTGCCAACCTGTCCAATTGTTGCGTAACAATCCTTACGGACGAGACGAACTTCACTAGAAGGGAGCTTGAGGGTAACAAAGTCACCTTCTTTTGCTGCGATTTGAGCACCAGATCCAGCAGAACGAACAATTTGACCACCCTTGCCAGGTACTAGCTCAACGTTGTGAACGATTGTACCGAGAGGAATGTTTGCTAGCGGTAGAGCATTGCCAATCTCAAAAGGAGCATTTTGTCCCGATTGGATCTTGCTACCTACGGTGAGTCCTTTAGGCGCAATAGTGTAACGCTTTTCACCATCTTCGTATTGTAAAAGCGCAATCCGTGCGGTGCGGTTGGGGTCATACTCGATCGCGATAACTTCGGCGATGATGTCTCGCTTGTTACGCTTGAAATCGATAATCCGATAAAGACGCTTGTGACCGCCGCCACGTCTGCGGCTAGTAATCACACCACGGTTATTACGTCCTCTTTTACGATGAACGTGGGTGGTTAAGGACTTTTCGGGTTCTGATTTGGTGATTTCCACAAAGTCCGAGACAACGGTTTGTCTGGTACTAGCGGTATACGGTTTATATGCACGAACGCCCATAATTGTCTGATGTTGTTAAAGAACAGTTCTCTGGTTTTGTTTTTTGTTCAAAACGAATAACTGAAAGTTATTCGTTTTGAACTTTTACACATCTGGGAACAAATCGATTTTGCTGCCTTCAGCGAGGGTAACGATCGCTCTTTTGATTTGAGCGCGTTTGCCTGCGAACTTACCGATCCGACGTGCTTGTGCGGGTGGATTATGGGTGTTCACTTTCTTAACCTTGACTGAGAACAAACTCTCAATTGCAGCTTTGATCTCAGGCTTAGTGGCATCATGCACAACATCAAATGTGTACTTGTTGCTTTCTAATTGTGTAGTTGCCTTTTCATTGAGCAGAGGGCGACGAATGAGATCGGGCAAGCGGCGGGGATCAAATTCGGTGGGGATCTTAGCCATAGTGTTTCTTTCTTCTACTTAGATTCCGTTATTCTGTATCTTCGACCATAACGATCTCAGTTGCTAGCTTCGCATCGCTGCCATACACTTCATGAATTTTGGCGATCGCCGAGCGCGTTGCCACAATTTTCTCAGCATTAACGATGTTGAAAATATTTAATTGATCAGCCGCAAGCAACTGCAAGTTACGGATATTGCGTGCAGACAAAACAATGTTTTCTTCTTTTTGATCAATAATGACCAATACCTTGCTGCCAGCAGATACGCCCCAACGCTCAAGAGCTTGAGTGAACTCCTTAGTCTTAGGCTGTACGAGATTTACAGCAAAATCTTCAACTACGATCAAATCTGCGGCACGACTAGTGAATGCGGTGCGAAGAGCAAGACGACGCTCTTTGCGGTTCATCTTAGTATCGTAATCTCTAGGTTTTGGTCCAAAAATAGCACCACCACCACGGGTTAGAGGAGAACGAGTCGAACCTGCGCGAGCACGACCAGTCCCCTTTTGCCTAAAAGGCTTACGACCACCACCACGAACTTCGGCACGGGTTTTGCTGCTAGCTGTACCTTGGCGGGCATTAGCGAGCTGTCTGACGAGGGCTCGGTGTACTAGACCCTTTGCCGTTGCTTCGTTAGCAACACGCAATTCCAGATCTACTTCACCGACTTCCTTCCCTGTCCAATCTTTTACTATAGGCATAACTTAAACTCTCTCGATCTCACGAACAAACTACTTAGTTCTTACTTAGCCTTGCCGACAATTACGGTAGGAATGACATTAAGCAATGCACCAGCTTTACCAGGTACTGCTCCTTTAATTAGCAGCACGTTGTTCGCTGCATCGACCTTGAATATAGTTAGTTTCTTTACGGTGATTTGTTTACCGCCAAGACGACCAGCCATGCGCTTACCAGGATAAACACGACCAGGAGTTGTACCTGCGCCTGTCGAACCAGGTTGTCTGTGATTTTTAGAACCGTGAGCCATCGGACCGCGACCAAAGTTGTGGCGCTTTTGATAACCAGCAAAACCTTTACCAATGCTAGTTCCAATCACATCAACGATGTCACCATCCTTGAATTGACTTACATCTAGGGTTTGTCCGATGGTGTAATTGCTCACATCATTTAAACGATATTCACGCAAATGCTTAACAGGCTCTGCACCTGAAGCTTTTAAATGCCCTAACTCTGGCTTGGTGAGTAGCTTTTCACGAGTCTTACCATAACCAACTTGAATGGCTTTGTAGCCCTCTTTGGTATCGGTTTTGACTTGAGTTACCGTAACAGGTCCTGCATGAACAACGGTTACAGGAACTGCGTTGCCATCCGAATCGAATACTTGGGTCATCCCAAGTTTTGTGCCGAGAATTCCGACAGTCATTAAAGTTAGCTCCGCTTGCTTGTGGCTGCAAATTTAAATAGATTTTTCTTGCAGATTTTTGACAGGCTCAAAAGAGATCGGTTTCGATCTTAGTAAGAAGTATTTTTGTTGAAGACGCTTTAAGGAACTTCGAGACGACTTACGGCAGATGTCTAACCAATTTTTGTTAGACTTGAGAAACACAATCTCTTGGGTGGTCGTTATAAGCTAAAAAACTATAAGTCTGATTTAGCCTACTTATACCAGTTGCGTGGCTCAGACTTAAGAAATATTGCCTAGGCTTTTTCTCAGTTTCTGTTTTTAGTCACGATTAACAATCCTAACTCTATACAAGATGTTTTGTCTATAGTTTTTAAAAGTTTTTTGTAAGAACAAGACTACAATGTCCATAGATTTTGTTAAATCTAATTGGGAATAACTTCAGATTTGTCGATCTTCAAATTTACCAATCTAAGGTTATGTAATTCTCCTTGCTACCTTGGGCGCTACAGAAATAAGTTTGCTTAATGGCTATGCTCCTATAGCTATAGCTAGCCAACGCTTGCTTGAGACTATGTGCCAGATGCTAATCCCTATTAACCATGATACTGTCGCGGCAATGGGTACAAAGAAGATTCCACCTACTATTTCTAGGGGGGCAATTGCTCTTAAAATCCATACATGAACTAGGTAGGTGGTAAAACTTGCATTGGAGAGGATTTTAGGAAAATACTTGCTCCGTCCTCGAAATCTCCACGAAATTGACCATAGTAGGAAAGTCAAGCTAATTAAAACTATCGTGGGACGGGTGTAATGACCAACAGCCTCGGCAGAGTTTTTTAGGATTGCCATCCAATAGAATTCACCTACCTCCAACGTTGCGGCGATCGCAAACAGATATCCCCATGTACGCGATCGGTATTTTGAGACAAGCTGGCTAATCCATTCTTGATTTTTGGCGAGCCAGATACCTATTTGAAAATAGGGCAACCAGTAAATCACATGATTGCCATCAGGTAAAAAATTAGACATATTTAAGTCAAACGTGGAAAAAATCCAGCGCCAAGTAAATAGTAAAAAGGTAATCGTTAGCAATATACCTAGATTCCACGCTGTGAATACAATATGACGAAGTACAGGATAGCTCACATAGCATTGCAAAATGATGCCTAAGAAGTAAAGATGATAATCCCCCATTCCTGTTGATAAGGCTTGCCAAATTTGTAGAGTTCTATCTTGCCAACCACCTGATAGAAACTCTGATTGCCCTGTAATATTGAGCAAGGTGAAGAGTATATAAGGTGGAATAACTCGCCATAGGCGGCGTTGGCAAAATATTTTTAAATCAAAAGGACGTTTATCTTCGGACTTAGCAAGGGCAAATCCAGATAGGACTACAAACATGGGAACTGTAAAGCGCCCAACTTGGTTAATGATCGTGTCAATAAAAAT includes:
- the rpsQ gene encoding 30S ribosomal protein S17, which produces MAVKEKVGVVVSDKMQKTVVVAVENRTSHPKYGKIVVKTTKFKAHDEEDKTREGDRVKIRETRPLSRTKRWEVVEILSSSSEA
- the rplP gene encoding 50S ribosomal protein L16; amino-acid sequence: MLSPKRTKFRKQQRGRMAGPATRGAEINFGDYAMQALEPSWITSRQIEAARRAMNRYIRRGGKIWIRIFPDKPVTMRPAETRMGSGKGAPEFWVAVVKPGRIMFEVAGVAEETAREAIRLAAAKMPIKTRFVIREKE
- the rplC gene encoding 50S ribosomal protein L3 gives rise to the protein MTVGILGTKLGMTQVFDSDGNAVPVTVVHAGPVTVTQVKTDTKEGYKAIQVGYGKTREKLLTKPELGHLKASGAEPVKHLREYRLNDVSNYTIGQTLDVSQFKDGDIVDVIGTSIGKGFAGYQKRHNFGRGPMAHGSKNHRQPGSTGAGTTPGRVYPGKRMAGRLGGKQITVKKLTIFKVDAANNVLLIKGAVPGKAGALLNVIPTVIVGKAK
- a CDS encoding acyltransferase; the protein is MTWELSDLLRAIATTIVISIHASHHWWFGVKDTVTLNPEIFIDTIINQVGRFTVPMFVVLSGFALAKSEDKRPFDLKIFCQRRLWRVIPPYILFTLLNITGQSEFLSGGWQDRTLQIWQALSTGMGDYHLYFLGIILQCYVSYPVLRHIVFTAWNLGILLTITFLLFTWRWIFSTFDLNMSNFLPDGNHVIYWLPYFQIGIWLAKNQEWISQLVSKYRSRTWGYLFAIAATLEVGEFYWMAILKNSAEAVGHYTRPTIVLISLTFLLWSISWRFRGRSKYFPKILSNASFTTYLVHVWILRAIAPLEIVGGIFFVPIAATVSWLIGISIWHIVSSKRWLAIAIGA
- the rpsS gene encoding 30S ribosomal protein S19, which gives rise to MTRSLKKGPFVADHLLTKIEKLNAKGEKQVVKTWSRASTILPQMIGHTIACHNGKQHVPVYVTEQMVGHKLGEFAPTRTFRGHAKSDKKAKR
- the rpsC gene encoding 30S ribosomal protein S3, with the protein product MGQKIHPTGLRLGITKSHLSRWYADVNRYGVLAEEDNKIRKYIEKTLSNAGIADILIDRKADQVDLEIRTARPGVVVGRGGAGIEQLRVGLVKYLEQDGSLKKTGTSQVRINVTEVTRVDAEAPLIAEYIAQQIERRVSFRRVVRQAIQRAQRAGIEGIKVQISGRLNGAEIARTEWVREGRVPLHTLRADIDYSYKTSRTIYGVIGIKVWIFKGEIIEGEEAPAPAAQPRRRQQRRPQFEDRSSAEG
- a CDS encoding 50S ribosomal protein L23; the encoded protein is MAKIPTEFDPRRLPDLIRRPLLNEKATTQLESNKYTFDVVHDATKPEIKAAIESLFSVKVKKVNTHNPPAQARRIGKFAGKRAQIKRAIVTLAEGSKIDLFPDV
- the rplV gene encoding 50S ribosomal protein L22 is translated as MILAQNEIPAVAKYIRMSPHKVRRVLDQIRGRSYRDALMILEFMPYRSCEPITKVLRSAVANAEHNAGLDPASLVVNQAFADMGPSLKRFRPRAQGRAYQIRKPTCHITITVKPSEEE
- the rpmC gene encoding 50S ribosomal protein L29, with translation MALPKVQETRELSDDELKAQILSVKKELFDLRFKQATRQPVQPHQFKHAKHRLSQLLTVERERLSRA
- the rplD gene encoding 50S ribosomal protein L4 gives rise to the protein MPIVKDWTGKEVGEVDLELRVANEATAKGLVHRALVRQLANARQGTASSKTRAEVRGGGRKPFRQKGTGRARAGSTRSPLTRGGGAIFGPKPRDYDTKMNRKERRLALRTAFTSRAADLIVVEDFAVNLVQPKTKEFTQALERWGVSAGSKVLVIIDQKEENIVLSARNIRNLQLLAADQLNIFNIVNAEKIVATRSAIAKIHEVYGSDAKLATEIVMVEDTE
- the rplB gene encoding 50S ribosomal protein L2, with protein sequence MGVRAYKPYTASTRQTVVSDFVEITKSEPEKSLTTHVHRKRGRNNRGVITSRRRGGGHKRLYRIIDFKRNKRDIIAEVIAIEYDPNRTARIALLQYEDGEKRYTIAPKGLTVGSKIQSGQNAPFEIGNALPLANIPLGTIVHNVELVPGKGGQIVRSAGSGAQIAAKEGDFVTLKLPSSEVRLVRKDCYATIGQVGNLDHSNTSLGKAGRSRWLNRRPKVRGMVMNPVDHPHGGGEGCAPIGRSGPVTPWGKPTLGYKTRKKGKLSDALIVRRRRKSSKRGKGGRNA